One window of the Runella slithyformis DSM 19594 genome contains the following:
- a CDS encoding class I SAM-dependent methyltransferase, translated as MTHNQFLESLVCPKTGQPLQIADNGLSLTAPDGTAYPVLDSGIVDMVHPRELLEDDAREQHLYDQAYQRYDRGVSWVFETLNHSDEAATRQFMIGLMGLKPGQTVLEVGAGTGKDSALIIEQISPGGTAVLSDLSPNMLRLATQKLQPKEVNVHYFLGNGSYLPFADGTFDSVFHFGGINTFSERKRAFAELTRVVKVGGKVVIGDESMAPWLRKEPTYEILWKANPLFRAEIPYEDLPATVENFKLHYIFGNCFYVMEYTVAAKAPEIDVELPIPGKDFVDNWKLRAEKSGQ; from the coding sequence ATGACACATAATCAATTCCTGGAATCGCTGGTCTGTCCCAAAACAGGACAGCCTTTACAAATTGCCGATAATGGCTTATCTCTTACTGCTCCCGATGGTACTGCGTATCCGGTATTGGATTCGGGCATTGTAGATATGGTTCATCCCCGCGAATTGTTGGAAGACGATGCCCGCGAGCAACACCTCTATGATCAAGCCTATCAGCGGTATGATCGAGGCGTTTCATGGGTTTTTGAAACCCTTAATCACTCAGATGAAGCCGCCACCCGTCAATTTATGATTGGTTTGATGGGGCTGAAGCCCGGACAAACGGTGCTCGAAGTAGGGGCCGGAACGGGCAAAGATTCCGCGTTGATTATAGAGCAGATCAGCCCCGGCGGTACGGCCGTACTTTCCGACCTGTCGCCCAATATGCTGCGGCTGGCTACGCAAAAACTTCAACCGAAAGAAGTGAACGTTCATTATTTCCTGGGGAATGGCTCATATCTGCCCTTTGCCGACGGAACCTTTGATTCGGTATTTCACTTTGGAGGGATCAATACTTTTTCAGAGCGCAAAAGAGCATTTGCTGAATTGACACGTGTGGTAAAAGTGGGCGGTAAAGTAGTGATTGGTGACGAAAGTATGGCCCCGTGGTTGCGTAAAGAGCCTACTTACGAGATTCTGTGGAAAGCCAATCCGCTCTTCCGCGCCGAAATACCGTACGAAGATTTGCCCGCCACCGTCGAAAATTTTAAACTGCACTATATTTTCGGGAACTGTTTCTACGTCATGGAATACACCGTAGCAGCCAAAGCGCCTGAAATTGACGTAGAATTGCCTATCCCCGGCAAGGATTTTGTA